In one window of Methanosarcina vacuolata Z-761 DNA:
- a CDS encoding DNA-directed RNA polymerase subunit K, with translation MVKEKYTRFERARIIGARALQIAMGAPVLVEDDGRLDPLNLAIEELKAGVIPITVKRKTS, from the coding sequence TTGGTCAAGGAAAAGTATACCCGGTTCGAGCGTGCACGGATCATAGGTGCAAGAGCATTGCAAATTGCAATGGGAGCTCCTGTCCTTGTTGAAGATGACGGGCGGCTGGACCCTCTTAATCTTGCTATTGAAGAGTTGAAGGCCGGAGTTATTCCTATAACGGTCAAACGTAAAACCAGTTAA
- a CDS encoding DNA-directed RNA polymerase subunit N, whose product MIPVRCFSCGKVISNYWDEYKRRVNDGENAAVVLDDLGITRYCCRRMFLSHVELVDVLSPYQ is encoded by the coding sequence ATGATCCCAGTCCGATGTTTCTCATGTGGAAAAGTAATCTCAAACTATTGGGATGAGTACAAAAGACGTGTCAATGATGGCGAAAACGCTGCCGTGGTATTGGATGATCTTGGGATCACCCGCTACTGCTGCCGCAGAATGTTTTTAAGCCATGTTGAACTCGTTGATGTGCTTTCGCCGTACCAGTAA
- a CDS encoding 30S ribosomal protein S9 translates to MVKVVNSSGKHKTATARATVTKGTGKVRINKIPLELYTPELVMMKISEPLLIAGDEVVSGLDINVDVRGGGIIGQANAVRTAVARGIVEWTNDTIIRDNFASYDRNLLVSDSRQKESKNFGGPGARAKYQKSYR, encoded by the coding sequence ATGGTCAAAGTAGTTAATTCATCTGGAAAGCACAAGACTGCAACTGCACGTGCAACAGTCACAAAAGGAACCGGAAAGGTCAGGATCAACAAAATTCCTCTCGAGCTATATACTCCAGAGCTTGTAATGATGAAGATCTCAGAACCCCTGCTGATCGCAGGAGATGAAGTGGTCTCCGGACTTGACATTAATGTAGATGTCAGGGGCGGCGGAATTATCGGACAGGCTAATGCGGTAAGGACCGCAGTTGCCAGAGGTATTGTGGAATGGACAAATGACACAATCATCAGAGATAACTTCGCAAGCTATGACCGCAATTTACTTGTAAGCGATTCCAGGCAGAAAGAATCAAAGAACTTTGGTGGACCCGGAGCAAGGGCTAAATACCAGAAATCTTACAGGTAA
- a CDS encoding 50S ribosomal protein L13, whose translation MTVIDANGLILGRLASTVAKQLLSGDEEIYIVNAEKAVISGSRATTLKEYRQTRERGSMEFGPYFPKRPDRILKRTIRGMLPHKRARGRDAMSRLKVYVGVPSEFKDTEAITIADADMRLLSSSKYIELGEVSQKMGSKF comes from the coding sequence ATGACGGTTATCGATGCAAATGGGCTTATTCTAGGACGTCTTGCAAGTACAGTTGCAAAACAGTTGCTTTCAGGAGACGAAGAGATATATATTGTAAACGCTGAAAAAGCTGTAATTTCTGGCTCAAGGGCGACCACCCTCAAAGAATACCGGCAAACCCGGGAGAGAGGTAGTATGGAATTCGGGCCTTACTTCCCGAAGCGTCCGGACCGCATCCTTAAGAGGACTATCCGTGGCATGCTGCCCCATAAGAGAGCAAGAGGCAGGGACGCAATGTCCAGGCTTAAGGTCTATGTAGGTGTTCCCTCTGAATTCAAGGACACTGAAGCAATCACAATTGCAGATGCCGATATGAGGCTTCTAAGTTCAAGTAAATATATTGAACTTGGTGAAGTGAGCCAGAAAATGGGTTCAAAATTTTAA
- a CDS encoding 50S ribosomal protein L18e: protein MGKRSLVKLTRKTNPRIVSLILTLKERANTNTAPIWKDIAGRLEMPSRNYAAVNISKINRHTAEDDVLLIPGKVLGAGLLDHPVTVAALTFSGSAVEKITEAGGKCLSLEEIMDENPKGSGIRIFR, encoded by the coding sequence TTGGGTAAAAGATCACTGGTAAAACTGACAAGAAAAACAAATCCAAGAATCGTTTCCCTGATTCTTACCCTGAAGGAGAGGGCAAATACAAATACCGCCCCCATCTGGAAGGATATCGCGGGACGTCTTGAGATGCCGTCCAGAAACTATGCGGCTGTGAATATAAGTAAGATTAACAGACACACGGCAGAGGACGATGTTCTGCTTATTCCGGGAAAAGTGCTGGGCGCAGGTCTCCTTGACCACCCTGTAACTGTTGCGGCTTTAACCTTCAGTGGCTCCGCAGTTGAAAAGATCACTGAAGCCGGTGGCAAGTGCCTGAGTCTCGAAGAGATAATGGATGAAAATCCAAAAGGGTCCGGTATCCGGATTTTCCGCTGA